In one Pseudomonas sp. MM211 genomic region, the following are encoded:
- a CDS encoding DUF4174 domain-containing protein: MKAILAALLSALAITGHAADNPLQAELWKTRPLILLADDASDPLLVRVREALAQPANREAFVERDMVLYTVVGKQGQRNDQPLDAIATKRLLLALDAGSERPQIILVGKDGGKKIQEGADADLQKIFATIDRMPMRQGE, from the coding sequence ATGAAAGCCATTCTGGCTGCACTGCTCTCGGCACTCGCCATCACTGGCCACGCTGCAGACAACCCGCTACAAGCCGAACTCTGGAAAACCCGCCCGTTGATCCTTCTCGCCGACGATGCCAGCGATCCGTTGCTCGTTCGGGTGCGTGAAGCCTTGGCGCAACCCGCCAACCGCGAAGCCTTCGTCGAGCGCGACATGGTGCTCTACACCGTGGTTGGCAAACAGGGCCAGCGTAACGATCAGCCCCTGGATGCCATCGCCACCAAACGCCTGTTGTTGGCGCTGGATGCAGGTAGCGAGCGGCCGCAGATCATTCTGGTCGGCAAGGACGGCGGCAAGAAGATCCAGGAAGGCGCCGATGCGGACTTGCAGAAAATCTTCGCCACCATCGACCGGATGCCCATGCGCCAGGGCGAATGA
- a CDS encoding translation initiation factor Sui1, with protein sequence MANKTSSFAGLGGLVYSTDAGRHCPDCGQPVDACTCSRTAIPEGDGIARVRRETKGRGGKTVTTISGVPLAEEPLKELASVLKKRCGCGGSLKDGVIEIQGDHVELLLAELLKRGFKAKKSGG encoded by the coding sequence GTGGCCAATAAAACCTCTTCGTTCGCTGGGCTCGGTGGCCTGGTCTATTCCACTGACGCCGGCCGGCATTGTCCGGATTGTGGGCAGCCAGTGGATGCCTGCACCTGCTCGCGTACGGCGATCCCGGAAGGCGATGGTATTGCCCGGGTACGCCGCGAGACCAAAGGCCGTGGCGGCAAGACGGTGACCACCATCAGCGGCGTGCCGCTGGCCGAAGAGCCGCTCAAGGAGCTGGCGTCGGTGCTGAAGAAGCGTTGCGGCTGCGGTGGCTCCCTGAAAGATGGGGTGATCGAGATTCAGGGCGACCACGTGGAATTACTGCTCGCCGAACTGCTCAAGCGTGGCTTCAAGGCGAAGAAGTCCGGCGGCTAA
- the speA gene encoding arginine decarboxylase, with protein sequence MAARRTRKDDGSQWTVADSRSVYGIRHWGAGYFSINEAGRVEVRPNGPGSTPIDLHEQVEELRQSGLSLPLLVRFPDILQDRVRKLTGAFDASIARLEYNNRYTALYPIKVNQQEAVVENIIATQNVSIGLEAGSKPELLAVLALAPKGGTIVCNGYKDREFIRLALIGQKLGHNVFIVIEKESEVALVIEEAAELKVAPQIGLRVRLSSLASSKWADTGGEKSKFGLSAAQLLSVVERFRQAGLDQGIRLLHFHMGSQIANIADYRKGFREAIRYYGELRALGLPVDHIDVGGGLGVDYDGTHSRNASSINYDMEDYADAVVDMLKEFCDRQEIPHPHIFSESGRAMTAHHAVLLVQVTDVERHNDEVPEIDRSVEQPEVLQVLIDLLGDSDPEMVAESYWRATHYVSEVAAQYSAGKLDLPQKALAEQCYFSICRRLYNQLKARQRSHRQVLDELNDKLADKYICNFSVFQSLPDTWAIGQILPILPLNRLDEEPLRRAVLQDLTCDSDGKINQYVDEQSIETSLPVHELRDGEDYVLGIFLVGAYQEILGDMHNLFGDTDSVNIYQNQDGSVYHAGIETHDTIEDMLRYVHLSPEELMTHYRDKVASAKITVRERTQYLDALRLGLTRSSYLSY encoded by the coding sequence ATGGCCGCACGACGTACACGCAAGGACGATGGGAGCCAATGGACGGTGGCCGACAGCCGCAGCGTCTATGGCATTCGCCATTGGGGCGCGGGTTATTTCTCGATCAATGAGGCCGGCCGTGTCGAGGTTCGCCCCAACGGGCCGGGCAGCACGCCCATCGACCTCCACGAGCAGGTCGAAGAGTTGCGCCAGAGCGGTCTGTCGCTGCCATTGCTGGTGCGTTTTCCGGACATCCTGCAGGATCGTGTGCGTAAGCTGACCGGCGCCTTCGACGCCAGCATCGCGCGTTTGGAATACAACAACCGCTACACCGCGCTGTACCCGATCAAGGTCAACCAGCAGGAAGCGGTGGTGGAAAACATCATCGCGACGCAGAACGTCTCTATCGGCCTTGAAGCCGGTTCCAAGCCAGAACTGCTGGCGGTACTGGCGTTGGCACCGAAGGGCGGCACCATCGTCTGCAACGGTTACAAAGATCGCGAGTTCATCCGCCTGGCGCTGATCGGGCAGAAGCTCGGCCACAACGTATTCATCGTTATCGAGAAGGAATCGGAAGTCGCCCTGGTGATCGAGGAGGCCGCTGAACTCAAGGTAGCGCCGCAGATCGGTCTGCGTGTGCGTCTATCGTCCCTGGCATCCTCGAAGTGGGCTGATACCGGCGGTGAGAAGTCCAAGTTCGGCCTGTCTGCAGCGCAGCTGCTGTCGGTGGTCGAGCGCTTCCGCCAGGCTGGCCTGGATCAGGGCATCCGCCTGCTGCACTTCCATATGGGCTCGCAGATCGCCAACATCGCCGACTACCGCAAGGGCTTCCGTGAAGCCATCCGTTATTACGGCGAGCTGCGCGCGCTCGGCCTGCCGGTCGATCATATCGATGTCGGCGGCGGCCTGGGTGTGGACTACGACGGTACCCACTCGCGCAACGCCAGCTCCATCAACTACGACATGGAAGACTACGCCGATGCGGTAGTCGACATGCTCAAAGAGTTCTGCGATCGCCAGGAAATCCCCCATCCGCACATCTTCTCCGAGAGCGGCCGGGCAATGACTGCGCATCACGCGGTGCTGCTGGTGCAGGTGACCGATGTCGAGCGCCACAACGACGAGGTGCCGGAAATCGACCGCAGCGTCGAGCAGCCGGAAGTGCTGCAGGTGCTGATCGACCTGCTCGGTGACAGCGATCCGGAAATGGTCGCCGAAAGCTACTGGCGCGCCACTCACTACGTCAGCGAAGTGGCTGCGCAATATTCTGCCGGCAAGCTCGACCTGCCGCAGAAGGCCCTCGCCGAGCAGTGCTACTTCTCCATCTGCCGCCGTCTGTACAACCAGTTGAAGGCGCGTCAGCGTTCGCACCGCCAGGTGCTCGACGAGCTCAACGACAAGCTCGCCGACAAGTACATCTGCAACTTCTCGGTATTCCAGAGCCTGCCGGACACCTGGGCAATCGGCCAGATTCTGCCGATCCTGCCGCTCAATCGCCTGGACGAAGAGCCGTTGCGCCGCGCCGTGCTGCAGGATCTGACCTGCGACTCGGATGGCAAGATCAACCAGTACGTGGACGAGCAGTCCATCGAAACCAGCCTGCCGGTGCATGAACTGCGCGATGGTGAGGATTACGTGCTGGGTATCTTTCTGGTCGGTGCGTATCAGGAAATTCTCGGCGACATGCATAACCTGTTCGGTGACACCGATTCGGTGAACATCTACCAGAACCAGGACGGCAGCGTTTACCACGCCGGCATCGAAACCCACGACACCATCGAGGACATGCTGCGCTACGTGCACCTGTCGCCCGAGGAGCTGATGACTCACTATCGCGACAAGGTCGCTAGCGCCAAGATTACCGTGCGCGAGCGTACCCAGTACCTCGACGCCTTGCGTCTGGGCCTGACGCGTTCTTCGTACCTGTCGTACTGA
- a CDS encoding GNAT family N-acetyltransferase, whose product MSRPVTLRTVQGKAECLACFSVMRELRPHLNDANAFARQVQRQAGQGYRLLAAWRGDRVVALAGYRLQENTLYGRFVYIDDLIALPDEQRGGLGQLLIDAVRAHAISTGHAYLVLDTALGNALAQRFYYRQGLLARGMHFVQPLSEEAA is encoded by the coding sequence ATGTCTCGACCTGTCACCCTTCGTACCGTGCAAGGCAAGGCCGAGTGCCTGGCCTGCTTTTCTGTCATGCGCGAGCTTCGGCCGCACCTGAACGACGCCAATGCATTCGCGCGTCAGGTGCAGCGTCAAGCTGGCCAAGGGTATCGCCTGCTTGCCGCGTGGCGAGGCGATCGGGTCGTTGCGCTGGCCGGCTATCGGCTGCAGGAAAACACCCTCTACGGACGTTTCGTCTATATCGATGACCTGATTGCGCTGCCCGACGAGCAGCGTGGTGGGCTCGGCCAGTTGCTGATCGATGCGGTGCGGGCGCACGCCATCAGTACGGGCCATGCCTACCTGGTTCTGGACACCGCGCTGGGCAATGCCCTGGCCCAGCGATTCTATTACCGCCAGGGCCTCCTGGCGCGTGGCATGCACTTCGTTCAACCGCTGTCAGAGGAGGCCGCATGA
- a CDS encoding DUF2333 family protein, translating to MLDWKNRTSGTHSANDGATAGSRRRVGGRLGGLVIGLLGAYLLIALIVGWYWSQEPDMFPVQQRVQAAAESSQRQVVDGYTSVETLKQVAETLLDKPGGFLSNDLAPPGLWLDNMPSWEYGVLVQVRDFSRALRKDFARSQSQSTEDGDLARAEPRFNFDHRSWALPAAESEYRDGINSLDRYLARLSEPGQGGARFYTRADNLNNWFGDVATRLGSLSQRLSASVGQVRLNTEITETTQLAEGQVPEVTERTYETPWLQIDNVFYEARGQAWALSHLLRAIEVDFADVLAKKNATVSVRQIIRELEAAQATLWSPMVLNGSGYGILANHSLVMANYISRANAAVIDLRQLLSQG from the coding sequence ATGCTTGATTGGAAGAACCGCACCTCGGGTACGCACAGTGCCAACGATGGCGCTACCGCTGGATCACGCCGTCGCGTCGGCGGCCGGCTTGGTGGCCTGGTCATCGGTTTGCTGGGTGCCTACCTGCTTATAGCGCTGATCGTCGGCTGGTATTGGAGCCAGGAACCGGACATGTTCCCGGTGCAGCAACGTGTGCAGGCTGCAGCCGAAAGCAGTCAGCGCCAGGTGGTCGACGGTTATACCTCGGTGGAAACGCTCAAGCAGGTCGCCGAGACCCTGCTCGACAAGCCGGGCGGTTTCCTGTCCAACGACCTGGCTCCGCCGGGCCTGTGGCTCGACAACATGCCGAGCTGGGAATACGGCGTGCTGGTGCAGGTGCGTGACTTCTCCCGTGCGCTGCGCAAGGACTTCGCGCGTTCCCAGTCGCAGTCCACCGAAGATGGCGACCTGGCCCGCGCCGAGCCGCGCTTCAACTTCGATCACCGTAGCTGGGCGCTGCCTGCTGCCGAATCGGAATACCGTGACGGCATCAACTCTCTGGATCGCTACCTGGCTCGTCTGTCCGAGCCGGGGCAGGGTGGCGCGCGTTTCTACACCCGTGCCGATAACCTGAACAACTGGTTCGGCGATGTCGCCACCCGTCTCGGCTCGCTGTCACAGCGGCTGTCGGCCAGCGTTGGCCAGGTGCGCCTGAACACCGAAATCACCGAGACCACTCAATTGGCGGAAGGTCAGGTGCCCGAGGTGACTGAGCGCACCTACGAAACGCCATGGCTGCAGATCGACAACGTGTTCTACGAGGCACGGGGTCAGGCCTGGGCGCTGTCGCACCTGCTGCGTGCCATCGAGGTAGATTTTGCCGACGTGCTGGCGAAGAAGAACGCGACCGTCAGCGTTCGGCAGATCATCCGCGAGCTGGAGGCGGCCCAAGCCACGCTGTGGAGCCCGATGGTGCTCAATGGCAGTGGCTACGGCATCCTCGCCAACCACTCGCTGGTGATGGCCAACTACATCTCGCGTGCCAACGCCGCGGTGATCGATCTGCGCCAACTGCTCTCCCAAGGTTGA
- a CDS encoding NUDIX domain-containing protein: MSSAEVLASVDLIALRMDAESRQLHLLLHRREREPFLGQWALPGVIVNGSTQDANLEAAAHRVLRDKAQVVPRHLEQVGTEGSANRDPRGWSMSTYYLALLAPDTETADDGLRFVPLEEVLDGRIALPFDHGDLVRLSLERLAGKSVYTSLPLYLAPPRFTVLDALNAAQACLGTTINNTSLRKRLERMKEAGWIRDTGEKNFPKMGRPQQLWELTEQANGVFVFDRSLLAERTGI, encoded by the coding sequence GTGAGTTCTGCGGAAGTACTGGCGAGTGTCGACCTGATCGCCTTGCGCATGGATGCCGAGAGCCGGCAGCTGCACCTTTTGTTGCACCGCCGCGAGCGGGAGCCCTTCCTCGGGCAATGGGCGCTGCCAGGGGTGATCGTCAACGGCAGCACTCAGGATGCGAACCTGGAGGCCGCTGCCCACCGCGTACTGCGTGACAAGGCCCAGGTTGTGCCTCGGCACCTGGAACAGGTCGGCACCGAGGGCAGCGCCAACCGTGATCCACGGGGCTGGTCGATGAGCACCTACTACCTGGCGCTGCTGGCCCCGGACACCGAAACGGCCGATGACGGCCTGCGTTTCGTGCCGCTGGAAGAGGTGCTGGACGGGCGCATCGCCCTGCCCTTCGACCACGGGGATCTGGTGCGCCTCAGCCTGGAGCGCCTGGCGGGCAAATCGGTGTACACCAGCCTGCCCCTGTACCTCGCCCCGCCACGCTTCACCGTGCTCGACGCCCTGAATGCAGCCCAGGCCTGCCTGGGCACGACGATCAACAACACCTCGCTGCGCAAACGTCTGGAGCGCATGAAGGAAGCCGGCTGGATTCGCGACACCGGGGAAAAGAACTTCCCGAAAATGGGCCGCCCCCAGCAGCTCTGGGAGCTGACCGAGCAGGCCAACGGCGTGTTCGTGTTCGACCGCAGCCTGCTGGCGGAGCGCACAGGTATTTGA
- a CDS encoding FMN-dependent NADH-azoreductase, whose amino-acid sequence MKRILLLECSPHRQEASGSQMARQLIARRWPSAEVIERDLAGEPLPPVSAEYASALTGSAPFDDPAFACSEVLIAELEASDCLIIVTPMHNFNVPAALKLWIDYVLRIHRSFTTSAQGKVGLLQDRPTLVLVSAGGFYHGEQARQSDFLSAYLRHVLSTLGITQVEFVHQQGMALGAESVQAALNAVLPQLEKTTNFFSSPPRR is encoded by the coding sequence ATGAAACGTATTCTGTTGCTCGAGTGCAGTCCGCATCGGCAAGAGGCCAGCGGCAGCCAGATGGCGCGGCAACTGATAGCGCGGCGCTGGCCAAGTGCCGAGGTGATCGAGCGCGATCTGGCTGGTGAGCCGCTGCCACCGGTCAGTGCCGAATACGCATCGGCGCTGACCGGCTCCGCACCTTTCGATGATCCTGCCTTCGCCTGCTCCGAAGTGTTGATTGCCGAGCTGGAGGCCAGCGACTGCCTGATCATCGTCACCCCGATGCACAACTTCAACGTGCCCGCCGCGCTCAAGCTGTGGATCGATTACGTGCTGAGAATCCACCGCAGTTTCACCACCTCGGCGCAGGGCAAAGTCGGTTTGCTGCAGGATCGGCCCACTCTGGTGCTGGTGAGTGCCGGCGGCTTCTATCACGGTGAGCAGGCGCGTCAGTCGGATTTTCTCAGTGCCTACCTGCGTCATGTGCTGAGCACCCTGGGTATCACTCAGGTCGAGTTCGTCCACCAGCAGGGCATGGCCCTGGGCGCCGAGTCGGTGCAGGCAGCCCTGAATGCGGTGCTGCCACAGTTGGAAAAAACAACAAATTTCTTCTCTAGCCCTCCACGGAGATAA
- a CDS encoding carboxymuconolactone decarboxylase family protein, with the protein MTTLRLPYSQLSPDAYKGLLATKNALAASSLGLPLIELVYLRISQINGCAFCLEMHAKALRQGGTTQVKLDSLAGWRISAHFSDAERAALAWAESLTDIAQTHAPDEVFEPLKAHFDDTQISDLTFAISLMNAFNRLAIGMRQ; encoded by the coding sequence ATGACCACCTTGCGCCTGCCCTACAGCCAGCTCTCACCCGACGCCTACAAAGGCCTGCTGGCCACCAAGAACGCCCTGGCTGCCAGCAGCCTGGGCCTGCCACTGATCGAGCTGGTGTACCTGCGCATTTCGCAGATCAACGGCTGCGCCTTCTGCCTGGAAATGCATGCCAAGGCTTTGCGTCAGGGTGGCACCACGCAGGTCAAACTGGACAGCCTGGCCGGCTGGCGCATCAGCGCGCACTTCAGTGATGCCGAGCGGGCGGCGTTGGCCTGGGCCGAGTCGCTGACCGACATCGCGCAGACTCACGCGCCGGATGAGGTCTTCGAGCCGCTCAAGGCGCATTTCGACGATACGCAGATAAGCGACCTGACCTTTGCCATCTCGCTGATGAACGCCTTCAATCGGCTGGCGATTGGCATGCGGCAGTAG
- a CDS encoding NUDIX hydrolase: MAIAEAEVAHRAASDAELIAWVDEQDQLLGALPRAELRNRGLIGRGTFILLFNSVGELCVHRRTLSKAVYPGYWDVAAGGMVASGESYEQSAERELAEELGIRDAVLRDEGRFFFEQPDNRLWCAVFSAVSDAPLVLQPEEVLEARFVTVQAALLDTQSKPYCPDSLQALQHYLANR, translated from the coding sequence GTGGCTATCGCCGAAGCCGAGGTGGCGCATCGCGCCGCCTCGGATGCCGAGCTGATCGCCTGGGTCGACGAGCAGGATCAGCTGCTGGGCGCGCTCCCTCGCGCCGAACTGCGCAATCGCGGCCTGATCGGCCGCGGCACCTTTATCCTGCTGTTCAATTCGGTCGGTGAGCTCTGCGTGCATCGACGTACCCTGAGCAAGGCGGTGTATCCCGGTTATTGGGATGTGGCGGCTGGCGGCATGGTCGCGTCCGGCGAGAGTTATGAGCAGTCGGCCGAGCGCGAGCTGGCAGAAGAGCTGGGTATCCGTGATGCGGTGCTGCGTGATGAAGGGCGATTCTTCTTCGAGCAGCCGGACAATCGCTTGTGGTGCGCCGTGTTCTCGGCGGTATCCGATGCGCCCTTGGTACTGCAGCCTGAGGAGGTGCTGGAGGCCCGTTTCGTCACGGTGCAGGCCGCATTGCTCGATACGCAGAGCAAACCTTACTGCCCCGACTCGTTGCAAGCCTTGCAGCACTATCTGGCCAATCGATAG